In Carya illinoinensis cultivar Pawnee chromosome 9, C.illinoinensisPawnee_v1, whole genome shotgun sequence, the following are encoded in one genomic region:
- the LOC122275796 gene encoding protein NARROW LEAF 1-like: MDRTRLDLRFHHSGSTQSDESALDLERNYCYYPNPPSSCPSPLQPFASGAQHSESSAAYFSWPPSSRLNDAAEDRANYFGNLQKGVLPETLGQLPTGQRATTLLELMTIRAFHSKILRRVSLGTAIGFRIQKGVLTDIPAILVFVARKVHRQWLNHVQCLPAALEGPGGVWCDVDVVEFSYFGAPAPTPKEQLYTELVDGLRGSDPCIGSGSQVASQETYGTLGAIVKSRTGNRQVGFLTNRHVAVDLDYPNQKMFHPLPPSLGPGVYLGAVERATSFITDILWYDIFAGTNPETFVRADGAFIPFAEDFNMNNVSTSVKGVGEIGDVNTIDLQSPINSLIGRQVVKVGRSSGLTVGTIMAYALEYNDEKGICFFTDFLVVGENQQTFDLEGDSGSLILLTGQNREKPRPVGIIWGGTANRGRLKLKVGQSPENWTSGVDLGRLIDLLELDLIITSEGLQAAMQEQRNASAAGIGSTVGESSPADRVPSKYRIEENFETLGFNVRHVPVQLEPYKEKNPPYMQEFYIENGIKTSLSVEHQFMPGFAARSPVRQSSGENHLESKNLSALRNGSDEEVFVSLQLGEPESKRGKHSNCSFGIQEP; encoded by the exons ATGGACAGGACCAGACTGGATTTAAGATTTCATCATTCAGGGTCAACACAATCAGATGAATCTGCTCTAGATTTAGAAAGGAACTACTGCTATTATCCTAATCCGCCTTCCTCATGTCCATCACCCCTTCAACCGTTTGCATCAGGTGCTCAGCACTCTGAAAGCAGTGCTGCCTACTTCTCATGGCCTCCTTCAAGTCGATTAAATGATGCGGCAGAAGATAGGGCAAACTACTTTGGAAACCTTCAAAAGGGGGTGCTTCCTGAAACACTGGGTCAGTTGCCAACGGGGCAGCGAGCTACCACCTTACTCGAGCTGATGACCATTAGGGCATTTCATAGCAAGATCTTGCGCCGGGTTAGTCTTGGCACTGCAATTGGGTTTCGAATCCAAAAGGGTGTGCTTACAGATATTCCAGCTATTCTTGTCTTCGTGGCCCGCAAAGTGCACAGGCAATGGCTCAATCACGTCCAGTGTCTACCTGCTGCCCTTGAG GGGCCAGGAGGTGTATGGTGTGACGTGGATGTCGTGGAATTCTCGTATTTTGGTGCACCTGCTCCAACTCCTAAAGAACAATTATATACAGAGCTTGTAGATGGCTTGAGGGGCAGTGATCCATGCATTGGTTCTGGCTCCCAG GTTGCAAGCCAAGAGACTTATGGAACTTTGGGTGCTATTGTAAAAAGCCGAACTGGAAATAGACAGGTTGGTTTCCTTACCAATCGGCATGTGGCAGTAGATTTGGACTACCCAAACCAAAAGATGTTTCATCCGCTGCCACCCAGCCTTGGACCTGGGGTGTATCTTGGTGCTGTAGAGAGGGCAACGTCATTTATAACAGATATTCTTTGGTATGACATCTTTGCTGGAACAAACCCAG AAACATTTGTACGAGCTGATGGGGCCTTCATACCTTTTGCGGAAGATTTTAACATGAACAATGTGTCTACATCTGTAAAAGGTGTGGGTGAGATAGGTGATGTAAACACCATAGATTTGCAGTCTCCTATTAACAGTCTCATTGGACGGCAAGTGGTCAAAGTTGGAAGAAGTTCTGGGTTGACTGTAGGGACCATAATGGCCTATGCCCTAGAGTATAATGACGAAAAAGGGATTTGTTTCTTTACTGATTTTCTTGTTGTTGGAGAGAATCAGCAGACATTTGACCTTGAAGGTGATAGCGGAAGCCTTATTCTCTTAACTGGCCAGAACAGGGAGAAGCCACGACCTGTTGGGATCATTTGGGGTGGGACAGCTAATCGGGGTCGGTTGAAACTAAAAGTTGGACAATCCCCAGAAAATTGGACCAGCGGAGTTGATCTTGGACGCCTTATTGACCTTCTTGAACTTGATCTCATCATAACCAGTGAAGGGCTTCAAG cTGCGATGCAAGAGCAGAGGAATGCTTCAGCAGCAGGGATTGGTTCCACAGTTGGGGAGTCATCTCCTGCTGATCGGGTGCCATCAAAATATAGAATTGAAGAGAACTTTGAGACACTTGGTTTCAATGTCCGGCATGTTCCAGTTCAGCTCGAGCCATATAAGGAAAAGAATCCACCATACATGCAAGAgttttatatagaaaatggaATCAAAACATCTCTGAGTGTAGAACACCAATTCATGCCAGGTTTTGCTGCCAGATCTCCAGTTCGTCAAAGCAGCGGAGAGAATCATCTAGAATCTAAAAATCTCTCAGCATTGAGGAATGGCTCTGATGAAGAGGTTTTTGTCTCTCTGCAGTTAGGTGAGCCCGAATCAAAGAGAGGAAAGCATTCCAATTGTTCCTTTGGCATCCAAGAACCATAA